The region AAGCGAGGCACCTTCAGTCACAGCTACGGCCACTGCTGATGCTATTCGGGACATCGAAATTCCTGCATCGAATAATAATTTCCATTCAGCAGTCATCTTCCTCCATCACCACTATTGTCACGTTAGCACCACCTCCAAGCCGGAACTCTCATTCCTCCGTCACAAAACCACGCCGTCACTTTCGCCAAAAAAAAACCTCTGCCCCCTCTCTCCTCCTTCGTAACAGAAAAACCAGAGAAACCAAAAAACGGTTATTTTcagagagatttttttttttactaaaaaagaaTTTGATTTTTTGATAAAGGCGAAATAGCGTTGTTTTCTCTTCtccacaaaaaaaataatacaacataaaataaaaataaaagccaaCCATCCAAACAAAACCCActaacttttcttttttatttgttcgCTAATATTATACGCAGACCGACGAATCGATGATCATATGGACTCCCATTTGTGTTCACTGGTTTAATTCTGATTTCAGTCCCTATACTCTTCACATGTTTgaaatggttaaaatatgttgttagtccctgtactttgacaaattttgatatttaattttgatatttagttttttgtatttaaaaagttaaaaactaaGTCATCTTACtttctttatttaaaattctCAGTCCAATCGTAAAATAATTACCAACAtattaaattgacaaattttgacaaaaactACAAACGACAATAATGGtcggactaaaattttaaattgaaaaagtatgaggactgatttttgaacttttaaagtacataaacaaaatctcaaaatctatataaatacAGGGACTAATAGTACATTTTTACTGTTTGAAATTTACTCTCTCctctttttatttaataatttaagtttaattaataacAACGTCAAAAGTCTCTCATTACATATATGAAGgaccaaatatataaatataaatattgaatttgGGGTTGTAAAGTTTACAATTTTGATTTCAAAGTTGCAAGGTACTTCAGTACTATTTCACAGAAGAAGCATGATTTATTTTGCTTGTATAGCTTTCATGTGACTTTAAATTGTCATTTgagtacattttttattttaaaaaaactatgttATCTAATTGAACGaaattattttaatgatattataaattggactttaattattaaaataatataatataataattaaacttctagaattaaaaaagaaaaagactaaatttcaaatatgtaaTAAGTATAGGGGCTGAAAGCAATATTAACCCTATATTCTCTTCTTTACACCTGAGCAGTACGTGGAATCGAGTCAGACTTTAAGTCCCTCAAATTTTgacttcaattttattatttaagcGTGGACTTGTTATCATTAGTTAAACTAATATTAAACACGTGAGAGTATcgcacataaaaaaataattaacaatgGTAAAATTGCGCTTTAACTTccctataatgataaaattttgatttaattatttaaatattataaatatttttattataatataaaatcaagGGCTTTCGTAGATTCAAAGTTATAGGTTAGGGCATAAGGACTTGTTTAAACAAGGGATAATAGTTTAGGGGCTTTTTTAGTATGTTagccttatttttattttagataatggcttgtttattttacaTAGTATGTACGTCATGCTTGCTTATTTGTCTTTGCATGAGATCTCTTTCTATTGGCCGTTTAAAATTTTGTTGGACACGTGTCATAAAATAAGAGCGAGTGTGGATTTTGGAACCGGAGTTGAGTCAGGTGGCATAGGAAAGGTCAAATTTGGTTTTGATCCTTTTGTTATATtcgaatttgaaatttagtcattttatttaatttgtattttaatcCTCTATTTCTATAATATCATTGGCTAAAAAAATTAGCACAATTAAGTATTTCACTTATggattttatcttaaaaatatcCCTTCCAACATAAAAAAATCCATGTTATTATGATAAAAGTTAGAAATTAGTGGTTTTTAAGAGTTAACATTTTAACCGAAATAGataatgatattaattatttaaaataataatgatattaaaatcaaagaaattatattatataaaattaaattataaaaaaatacaggAGAATGTGGGTTCGAGTACGATAAAAtgtattatctttctatttaaaaattaattatgggttataaataattctagatattgtgtaaaaatagaaaaaaaaaacacaataaaaacatcaaaactataattcaagttttaaaataatacattttacTATTCTGGTgatcttaattaattttttttcattaagttgtttttattttaacaaatgaTTTCATTGAAAAAGGAGCCTTAGctgtcaaaaataaaattataaattaatcccttcttaaataatagaattataaattaatgtataataaaattactaatctaaaataatatatatttaatccCTTCAAAATAGACATGTCCATGGCTTCAAGCCGGATCTCAAAAACTAaaaaagtttggacaaaaatataggcccaaaaaatagacttgaaaaaaaataatgcttatttaaaaaatgagtcgAGCCACGGGTAAAGTTTGTTGGCCTGAACAAACtcgaatttgtaaaaaaaatatattgttttgtcattgttttgttatcatttcaatattatgttgttactattttgttgttattatttgaatattgtatagcttttattttattgttcattttactactattttaaatGTCTTTGTTTGTTACGTTGCAcctatttttgtattatttaagtaaaaaaatttatttttaatttgttgaaaaaattttattttaatgattttagtatttttgatgtattatggtttttttaattttttttatataaaaaatttaatacgagtGAGTCGGGCTGAGCctgagttttagtatttttatccgaatcgaatttggataaaattttagatcaattttCGAGCCGAATTGAACTTATCAAATTggcataaaattttattaagaccTGACCCGATCCAAGCCGAACTCAACCCAACCCATAAATACTtctactttaaaaataataatatcataaattattaaataataaaataatattttaaccttacaaaaatttataattcaattttaagcATAATAAACAATTTTGGATTTAGCTTGTATACCACGAAACTATCATAAAATGCTAACTTGAAGATAAATATATCTTACAGATGGTGCGAACACACATTTGGCCGATCCCAAAATGTTAGGATTCTTTACGGccattttctttctcttcaacCATAATATTGCCAATCATTTACGCCTCTAACAATGCAAGCTCTATCCAATTCAGAGCTACTAAAATGGTTTCTACTTATTGTTTAACCCCAAAAGCCAATCTAAAAATCCCCACCATTGTTGTATTTCTGTTGAAGAAACTATCTCCCTTTCATTTTCATCATTGTAAATTCTATTCCCACCATTCTTTACCTTTCCCCACAACTAGTTCCCTTCACGTTAAGGCTATAAAAGATGGTTCCTTTCAAAACTTAGATGTGGCTAACCGCTTATTGAATGTGTACGTGAAATCTAAAAACTTAAACCATGCATGTAAACTGTTTGATGAAATGCCCCACAGAGACGTTCGAACTTGGACAATACTGGTTTCTACTTTTGCGCGTGTTGGTTCTAATGGGGCTGCGTTGGAACTTTTTAAGAACATGCAAAATGAGGGTATTAAACCAAATCAATTCACTTTGTCTAGCGTTTTGAAGTGTTGTTCTAGCTTGAGTGAGCTTAAGATAGGGAAAGGAGTTCATGGTTGGATTTTAAGGAATGGGGttgtttttgatgttattttggagaatgcccttttttatttttacgtCAAATGTGAGGATTTTGGATCTGCCAAATGGTTGTTTGAGTCAATGGAAGAGAAAAATAGTGTTACATGGAATATAATGATTGGCGCATATTTGGATACTGGGAATGTGGATAAGGCTGTTGATTTGTTTAGAAGGCAGGGTTTGAAGGGTGTTTCTATTTGGAATACGATTATAAAAGGCTTAATGCGAAATGGGTTTGAAAGAATTGCATTGAAACTACTCTATGAGATGGTAAAAGATGGAACTTTGTTTAATGAAGTAACTTTTTCTATAGCTTTGGTTTTGGTTTCATTGTTGAAAGATTTAGAATTAGGGAAACAAATCCATGGAAGGGTGTTGTTATCGGGAATCCATGTTGATGGTTTCTTGAGGAATTCACTTATTGATATGTACTGCAAATGTGGGGAAATGAAAATGGCATTGAAAGTTTTCGAGAAAATGGATACGTATTTCGGGAGAAATGAAAACTCCATTGAAGAAGTCATTTCTTGGAGTTCAATTATTTCTGGATTGGTTCTGAATGGTGAGTTTGAAGATGCTTTTAAAACATTCACCTCTATGGTTCGTAAAGATATCGACATTGATGCGTTTAGTATCACTAGCATTGTTTCTGCTTGTGCTAGTTTTGGTGTGTTGGAACTCGGCCGGCAGGTTCATGGCCTTGTTCAGAAAATGGGGCATAAATTAGATGCTCATTTGGGATCCTCATTAATTGACATGTATGCTAAATGTGGAAATTTGGATGATGCTAAGAGGATTTTCAAGCAAACTAATGATATGAATGTTGTGTTGTGGACTTCAATGGTATATAGTTATGCTTTACATGGTCGAGGAAGGGAGGCCGTCCACCTATTTGAATTCTCGATGAGTCACGGACTTTTGCCAAATGAGGTAACTTTTATTGGGGTTTTAACTGCTTGCAGCCATGCAGGGCTTGTTGAAGAAGGTTGTCGATATTTCAGgttgatgaaagaagtttatGGTATCAAGCCTGGAGTTGAGCACTTCACTCGCATGGTTGATCTATATGGACGTGCTGGTCAGTTTAAGGAGATAAAGAAGTTCATTGATGAAAATGGCATCCATCACTTGAGAGCAGTTTGGAGGTCGTTTTTATCCTCTTGTCGACTTCACAGAGATATCGAGATGGCAGAATGGGTTTCTGAAAatctacttcgttgtaaaacaCTCGATGCCGGACCTTATGTTTTGCTATCAAATATTTATGCCATAAAACAAAGATGGGAGGAGGTTGCAACTGTGAGAAGATTGATGCAAAGTAGAGGGGTTAAAAAGCAACCCTGTCAATCTTGGATCCAGATCAGGAATCAAGTTCATGCTTTCATCATGGATGATAGATCCCATCCGCAAAAAAACGAGATATGTGCGTATCTATATAAGCTAATCGGAAGATTGAGGGAAATCGGGTACTCATCTGATGCCAAACTGGTAATGCAGGATGTTGAAAAAAAGCAAGGGGAAGGGGAAATGTTACTTGGTTTCCACAGTGAAAAGCTTGCCACTGCTTACGGTATCATTAGTACTGCATCTCAAACACCAATTCGGATAATGAAGAACCTTCGAATATGCGATGACTGTCATAACTTTATGAGATATACTTCTCAGCTACTAGACAAGGAAATAATTGTGAGAGATATCCACcgatttcatcattttaagcaTGGCTGCTGCTCCTGCGGAGATTACTGGTAATTGAACTGGTACATGCACATGTTTCACAGTGCTACCAGTATGGAGACGCGTCGAGTATAACATGACGGGATGTCCTTTCTCAAGAGATGGCCCTGGTTGAGCTTGAGCTTTTGTGTTTAGCCGACTCTCCATTGCAATCACGGCCATCTCGTCATCTTGCAGAGCTTGCCTTGTTGATGCCTAAGGTTCAGGAAGGACCCACCTCTTTATTCCTTTAAATTTTAGCTAAGCCACTTCCTTTTCTTTATTATAGATTGAAATCTGCTTTAGCATCACTTTTTTTAAATaggatatataaatatttattagattaaaatttgatttagcaTCACTTTTTTCAACCGAGATATCGACCcgaaaattttttttgatttagtTAACTtaaaaattgatacaaattgattgAATAGAACAATTGCACCAAATTTTTAAGACCATGACCTGAGTAATTCGACCATATAACCTTACTTTTTCTAGGATCCGAGTAATCAAATCCAAAACTAGAGACGAGTGTAATCAAAGGATCTTTTAATGTCATACCATCATCTCCATGCATCAAGATTAAATAAGcatatatgtttaaatatttaaaataatttaattagttattCATTATCTTAAGCATTTTCTTGGTACATTATAAATTGGGAAAGATTACATCAACTAGTGTCATTAAGATATCAAACAAAAGGCTTAATCACTGCTActgtagatttttttttaatgagTTCACAAATATAATTACAGAAATATATTTACAGAAAATGAATTAAGCAATTTGCTTGCTTACTTTACTTCCCTatattgataaaaagaaaaaagaaaaagaaattatataaatgTGAATTTGAAGGGCCTAGAATTCTTTCTTTCACAAGAATAACTGTTCGTAGTAGGATGGTAACAAAAAAGAAACTGGAAAGCATGATCTTCAACTATGTTGCTCCGGACTCTTACTTGTGTTTAAAACCCATATGAGATGGGTATCCAAAAATAAGACCGAGGATATAACCTTCCCAGAATCCTCCAAATACGTAGAAAAAATTGAACATACCTATATTGGCCGTATACCCGTACCAACACTTGCATCAAAGTCAAAAGTAATAGAACAAAGGTTTTCAGTCAGGCTTAGAAAAGCAAAGTAAAAGTGAAAACATGAACAATTACTAAGAAATAACCCTTCCTCACCACAATCTGATAAAGGGCATAAATGAGCTACTAGATTTGCAAGCTACTCAAATCCAATTAGGTTACTATCGAATCGGGCTAAAGTAATTCGAGCTGTTGGTTGAGGCAAGTTTATGTATCATAATACTCAATTCAAAGAGCTCACGAGCCCTAATTGGCTTTTCATTTATaacatattttcaatattaatttattatttttaccctatatatgtatacatatatagatATGCCCTTTTTTTCACATCCCTCCCATCTTTCTTTGTGTCTCACCTTCTCTACCCATTGggttttaagtattttttaaacTTGAATAATAGAGCTTAATCGAATTGAGCTCAAATAAATCGATTTTATCTCAAGCCCAGCTTGAGCTCAGCTTGGCCTGATTACAACCCTAAATCAGATAACAACATGAAAGTTTAAGTGTGTACACTACTTTTTAAGCTCTAATAATTTAGCTTAATAAAAATCCAGCTCGAATAATTCGAACTTTATATCAAGCCAAGTTCAAGCTCGATTCGGCCAATTACAACCCTAAATCAGATAGCAACTTGAAACACAAAGATCTAGTAAGAAATAACCCCTCTTGACCACCATCATCAGATCACAATTCACAATCATCAAAGTTCTACCAAGAAAATAACTCTTCAAACCACCACCAGATAACAACATCAATGATCGATCACGTTCTAACGTTACAcaaaattataacaaattcaTACAAAAAGCAATATAGAAGACAGTAAGCTTACCGATATGAAGCTCTCATCTATCCAGCAGCAAAATAATTAACTCTCAGCAAGATATGACCTACCACACAGACCACATTCAAGACTTTGAGAACAGGGCTATGggtaaaaaagataaaaagagaCATAGAAGTTTTGAACTAGTACAGAACATTTTAATACTCAATTACTAGTAATAACCTATCATAGTAAGCAATAACATAACATTCATAAATACAATTccaatttttatcaaaatgaaCACCAAAAAACTGCAATTAAAAATTATCAGTTCCAATCTTGGAACACACATTTTAACTCTCTAAAAACCTAGGGAAACACGGTAAAATTACTATTGAGGCCCTTGTACTACAAGTCGGATTGTATTTTGCCCACTCTactaaaaaatagtaaattaattcctatatgttagatcaaagagcaggGTCCTTCTGTtacaaatttcatccatttctactgttaaaaattactCCTTGTACATCAACATAAGGTTTACTCTTTCATCTAAGAGTACGagaactaatttacccattttgtGAGTAAAGgagacaaaatacaatctgacaCCTAATACAAGGTCCCATGCCATGGAAACACACATTTTTAGCTCTCTAAAAATCCATTCTAAAGAATCCAAACACATCAACATGCACAATTCTCTCATTATTAAGCATAGTTATAGAAACTAAACCCTACATGCTATTGTTCTAAGCTTTAGCTACCCAATCctctaaaataaacaaattcttgaacaaacaaacaaaaacaagcATATGTTAATATACGACAAGAAACATACATACACAAACATTTCAATTAAGCATTAAATGAAGAACTATAATCTTCATAGTTAAGAtggattaatatgtatatatcatcataatcatcatcaagggagattttgtaaataaaatcCAACCTTTTTTTTCACCTAAACCCCCTTCTTTTATCTTTACCATCTCTACTACCATCACAAATAGTTAcagaacaaataaaaataaaagggaaaaaacagaagaagaaagaaccaaaCCCAGATATTTAAAAATCCCCAAAACGCCAAATTTATCCAGaacaacaatttattttttttttttgttattttattattttctaaggCTACCCCTAACACCAGGACGAGGCTTAGATGGCTCAGCGACATGAACAGCATGACGATTAATAAGCTTAGATTCTTCAAAAGGAATTTTGGGATGTTTGGCATCATGATGGATCTGCATCGATTTCACATCGGGAGCGGTTGTTTTGCAATGAGGACACTCGTATTTGGCATGTCCTCCTTTCTCAAACCCAGAACGGTCAGCTAATCCGGCTTTGCCGCCACCACGGTTGGTGGTGGCAGCGTCGACCTTGGCGGCGAGTTCCTTGGCCGTGTGCTTCTTGGGCTTGGCTTTTCCGGTCATGATTGATTGATTGATGATAATTATGAAATCAAAGAACCAAAAAGGAAAATTGGGAAGcttttgggtttattttctttttcggaGGGGTTAGCGGTTGGCTTAGAATTATTGCGGGAATAAGGGAAAAGGAGGAAAAAGTGAATGTAGCTTTAACTCCCTCTCACtggattaaattaatatttttagggataattcaaatttattctccaatattacattttttatcaatttaaatttaaatttgttaattaaatttaactataaCCTTTTAGCGGATTAAGTTTTAATTcaattgatataaaaaatattagcAACACAAAAAGACGTGTTATTGAGTGTATTAAActgtattatcctcttatttataggctaaagagagactttcaataattctagattttatgtaaaaaacatatataatcatattgtacaaataaatattattaattttttttaaaaagtcaaatCGTTCTTTTATAAAAGATatactaactaaaatattaatttttaacattgttGATGTGAAACTCAAAAAATAGTTCATATATACTTTATACTGACATGACACTAATTATATTATATGTTAcattaataaataattcaaaattaaaaatatgtaaaaaaaatttaaaaacaaaatgaatTACATTTGAATAGTCATACAAGCTATCAtaactaaaatttaacattttaatccaaATCCTCGTTAAAAGAATATTGATTtgactcattttttaaaaaaaatttatgatcaAATTcgacttttttcaaaaaaaataaagattaaattgaactGAAAAAgctaaattaacaaaatatataaatattaaagactaaaattatcattatatctaaattatttacaatttaacttcaaataaaaattttcgtttataaaattataaaattttaattttaatgatattgatcatatttaatttttttaataatatatttaatccGATACTATAATAAAACCACCTTCCATATACTTACGAAGGAAAACAAGCGGGCAGTTTGTAGGTTTATCTGGTGCTTTTAATTTTGTAGACTAATACAATCACTGGTAGAACTGTCACTCAAACAGGTTGAATTAATTTTAAGTGGGATTAATTTGGATGGTGTAAAATTAGATTTTAagattttcttaaattattttaaatcgaattaattttaaatttgggttaatataaagtttaaattattttaaatcaaattactTGAATTAAGTTGACACGTTTCACGTTGAAttaattcaagttattttttataattaaattgaattacatcaaatttgaatttttaaactcggataaaaaaaggggtttatttctatttaaaaagaaattagagACGGATTATGGAACGAAAATGTATAGTTATATAATCTTTTAGaatataaactaaaaatatttagtaaaaatgatgtaaaataatataaaacaactcTAAATATTTAACCCTCAACAAACCCATTTGCAAGCTTTCAAACATGGAATACGAAAGGATTTAGAACCCTTTATCTCTCAACGTGTAATCCTCTAAATTCCGAGAAAGCAAAAGTATATTCGCAGCTTGATAAAGCTCCCCGCTCTTAGGGACCGTTGCTAAGTGGCACCTGCATGAAAGTAAGCAGTCCTGGATGGTTTAAGATTGAAGCAGTTAGATTGCCAATGCGAGCTGGCTACTACCTTTGTAACTCAAGGATGGGATCATAAACTAGGTCACCGTGTTTTCATCATTTGTGCTAACTTGGGTTTCGTTTTCCGTATTGGGATGGTCCTCTGAAGGTAGCACCCCGTCTTCACCATTTGCATGATCCTCTCCATCTTCTTTAGCTTCCTGTCCGTTGTTTTCATGTACACCGTTATTAATTCCACCGTTTTCAGCCACTGAGGTATCAACTTCCATTGCCTGGTTTGGGGACGTTGAATCCTGTTCATTGTTTTGCTCCTCGGATATTCCAGTGAATTGTTCAGAATAAGCCATGTACTGATACATGGCTTGTGCCTGgagaataaaaaaaatgtcaaaccTAAGAGATACAGCATTCGGAATTATTAGGTCCTAGCACTCCAACATCTTGTGGTGCTCGTGACAGGAAAGCTATTGCTATTATTGCATGTCATAAAAAGAGCATAGGAAACACTAAAAACCAGATACAAAAATAACAGATTcgatatatcatcaaacaaagagACACACCTGTTGTAATTGATCTATTCTCCCAAAAACTATGTTAGCCATCTCCTCAACACTGCTAACAAGATATGGATGCCCAATGTCATCAACATGACGTTCAGTAAATGATGTGCCCTCATTCAAATTTAGAGCAAGATGATCAGGTCTTTGAAGCAGCCGCTGGAAAGTAGGTTGGAGTTCATAACACTGTTCAAACAGAGAACGGCGACAAAAGACATACAAGCCAAGGCGAGCACGTGACATGGCAACCACCAATCTTCTAACATCACGAAGGTGCCCAACAAAGCGAGTACGAACAAGAGAAAGCAAAATGAAATCATTTTGCTGCCCTTGAAACTTATCAACTGTAGTAACCTGTAGAAAGGCATATTAATAAGAAATTCGAGCAATATAAGAACCtggtattgaaaaaaaaagaagccaTGAAGGCAGGCTCTTGCAGGATTACAGCCAGAGATATCTAAAGAACACCTTGTGAGAGGTAAAATCAGAAATAACTTACCTTACACGGTGGACCAATAAAATCATATGGAAGGCATCGTCTATTGATAACATCACGAATTAGAAGCTTCTGACCATTGTAAGTTGTCAAGATGGAAATTTTATTTGCAGGGTAGCCAAGCAATCGCATGTATATATAGACACTGACAACATATTCAGCTTCGCCTTCATTTTGATAGAACCAAGGAGAGGGAGCAGACTCACCTCTCCCATGGTAGTCAGGTACATCCACTAATTGGTAATCATAGGAAAATCCAGCATTTGCTCTATAGAATATAGCTTCCTCTTTCACCGAAGGAAGGTCCCCCAAATCCCGGTACCTCCAGTTGTAAAGTTGGGCTATACTTGGCCTGGCTCTACCCTGGGCATTAAGCTCAATGTAAGGAATACCCAGTCGAACAAATCTGGTAAACAAACTTTGATCCATATGGCTATACTTTTGGAAAGCCATATTTTTCACAACAGGAGGCAGCTGGTGATGATCACCAATCAATATGCAGCGTTTAAGTCGTGCATAACCATCCTCCTGCCTTTGAAGCAACATTGGGATGAAAGTTTCAATCTCGAGAATTTGAGCACTTTCTTCCATCAACAAGTTGTCATATTTGAAACCAAGTTGAAGAAAATCTTTTCTCTTTAGGGCTGCATGGGTACATGTCATTGCCACAATCTTTGCCTGCTTGGTCATCAGGTAATTGGCTCGATCAGCTGTTGATTTGAGCAATTCAAATGCCCTGCACTCTTCAAGCTCTTGGAACATAGTCTTAAGATGACGGAAGCAACCCTTGGCTGCCCGCATGTCTTTCTCAAATGATTGGCCAGTAAAGACTGCCTGAGAGGTGTTGGAGAAGAACTCTTTGAAAGGGAAGTGGTCTTGGACAAATGCCGGTTTATCTTCATTACCCGCACACGCAGCAATAAATTGCTCCCAGCGTGAATATACATGGAGCAACCAAAAATATCCAGCAGTTTCACAAGTATACCCTACATCTTCGGGAAGTTGTAGTGACCTTGCAAGCCTCTCTACCTCACTAAGCAGTTCCAGCCGTCGAACAAGCATAGCATTCACACGGCCCTGCCTACTGAAGTCCAAGTCAGTTGCTAGCTCTTGCTCACCCTGACCAAGACGAAGAAGATAGCGAGCAGGCACATCTCTCTGCAACACAGTAACATAGATCAAATAAATTTGCACAATGTATTGCTGAATTTTACAAAGCATAAGCTTAATACCGGATGGAGGAAAGAAGAAATTGCAACCATTAAAATGAATAACATACCTCCATTATCTTCTCAAAAAGGTCATTCAAAGCTTGATTAGAATGAGTAATTATTAATGTTCTCTGGGACGGGCAATTGTGATAGAGAACATTCAATATTTGCACTGCCGTATCAGTTTTCCCCGTTCCTGGTGGACCCACAACCATAGTTAATCCAGGCTGAATACCTGATATGATTGCTCCAATCTGCACAAAAAGAAAGGGAGGATTACAAGTGGTTCAAAAACCATTCCAACATTTATAAACTTTAACTTATGATTAATATTAGCC is a window of Gossypium hirsutum isolate 1008001.06 chromosome D08, Gossypium_hirsutum_v2.1, whole genome shotgun sequence DNA encoding:
- the LOC107907754 gene encoding pentatricopeptide repeat-containing protein At4g21065; the protein is MVSTYCLTPKANLKIPTIVVFLLKKLSPFHFHHCKFYSHHSLPFPTTSSLHVKAIKDGSFQNLDVANRLLNVYVKSKNLNHACKLFDEMPHRDVRTWTILVSTFARVGSNGAALELFKNMQNEGIKPNQFTLSSVLKCCSSLSELKIGKGVHGWILRNGVVFDVILENALFYFYVKCEDFGSAKWLFESMEEKNSVTWNIMIGAYLDTGNVDKAVDLFRRQGLKGVSIWNTIIKGLMRNGFERIALKLLYEMVKDGTLFNEVTFSIALVLVSLLKDLELGKQIHGRVLLSGIHVDGFLRNSLIDMYCKCGEMKMALKVFEKMDTYFGRNENSIEEVISWSSIISGLVLNGEFEDAFKTFTSMVRKDIDIDAFSITSIVSACASFGVLELGRQVHGLVQKMGHKLDAHLGSSLIDMYAKCGNLDDAKRIFKQTNDMNVVLWTSMVYSYALHGRGREAVHLFEFSMSHGLLPNEVTFIGVLTACSHAGLVEEGCRYFRLMKEVYGIKPGVEHFTRMVDLYGRAGQFKEIKKFIDENGIHHLRAVWRSFLSSCRLHRDIEMAEWVSENLLRCKTLDAGPYVLLSNIYAIKQRWEEVATVRRLMQSRGVKKQPCQSWIQIRNQVHAFIMDDRSHPQKNEICAYLYKLIGRLREIGYSSDAKLVMQDVEKKQGEGEMLLGFHSEKLATAYGIISTASQTPIRIMKNLRICDDCHNFMRYTSQLLDKEIIVRDIHRFHHFKHGCCSCGDYW
- the LOC107909097 gene encoding protein METHYLENE BLUE SENSITIVITY 1, with product MTGKAKPKKHTAKELAAKVDAATTNRGGGKAGLADRSGFEKGGHAKYECPHCKTTAPDVKSMQIHHDAKHPKIPFEESKLINRHAVHVAEPSKPRPGVRGSLRK